The region ataaaatgatgcCGTATTCACAATGAGTACTATTCTACTATTCTGAACTTAATGTCTCCTAGAATTTATGTCAACCAGTGATGCAAAGAAAAGATTGAATTGTTTGGTAAAACTTTAATGAAATGtatctttcagttgttgtttttttttttttgcagtaataTATGATTTCACTGATTTCAGTTGTTTGTCTTAAAATCTTGGATGGATGTTCTGTGACAGGGCATTAGGTTGAATGATCAAAGAAAAGTGTACTGCCTCAATACAATGGAATAGTTCAAGAATCTTTCAGAATCCTTACCCCACTGAAGTTTGCTGTATACACATCTTTTCCCAGTTTAAAAAactaatacaaatgaaaatatgtacTGCATAGCAAGTGTTTGAAGTTTCTAACAGTTTGCTTAAATAGAGATAATTGTGCATATTAGAGAAGTACACCAGCTCtcaaataatgctttttttctggaacTTCATAGCCAAAACAGGAATACCACAACTGGGGGTTTGACTAAGTTGAGAGCCAACTCAAAAAGCTGGGAAGAAGAACTAAGGATACCAAAGCGCACCATTTGCATTGGATTTATTGGCGTGCGATCTGGTCGGGGTCCTGAGTTAGCCGGGCGCGCTAGTGAAAAGTCTTGGGTTGGGCGTCTGGAGTCAACACTGTGAGATTGCCCCTGGCTTCCTGGTCCTTCTCTATGGCTTCAAAAAGAGACTGGAAGTTTCCTGCCCCGAAgccctggaagggggggggggaagaaaaagacaATTAAGTATGAATTATTAGGGGGTTTCGCTCAAGCCATTTCACTTACCGCTGAAAGTGTGGAATGTCTCGTGTTTTACCTGTGCTTGCCCCGACAGGAATTCTTTTCACGAAACCTCGCCGGTATGAGGAAAAGAAATTGCCCGTAGCAACTTGTGTCTTCAACCAAAGTCCTCAACGAACTATGGTGATATTTTACAACTTTTGTTTTCTGGCGATTTCGTATTAGAGGGCAGAATGATGTACTGAGAAGGATGACAGAAATGTCAACAAGCAGATTGTATAGCGTGCTTGTGCAGAGGTTGGAAGGTCCAGTCATGGTTGATAAATGAggcattttgttttccctcaCAAATTTGGGATCACCTCTGTCCCAACCTCATCTTGCAGAAGGAGCACTGAAGCCCATGCACCCCTTCCATAGACTCATTCAAAGGCCTATAATGGGACTGTGGGGGAGCTAGCACCAAAGAGAGAGGACCACCTCTCACAGATTATGTTTTTGACACCATAGGCAGTAGGCCTATGGCCATAGGCATAGACACCATGGATAGGTGGCTAGGCCTATGCTGTCATAAGTGTGTTTAGATCATATGTTCAGTGGATATTCCACTAGCAGCCTAATGAATGAGATCagattgtttattttctgaatttccaGTCTGGTAGTTGACGTGCTTCTCTCTTAAGTCAAGCATGATTGATTGATGGCATATCCTTTGACTAGCAtaacttttagtttttttagatTAATTTGTTATTAGAAACTGACCATGACAAATGTGTAGGGAACCATGACTGTTGACCCTCAGAGCCATCATGGAGTTACGGTTGACCGGAGTACGTACAAAGTGGTTGTGTCGTTGAATAACTTCCAGAAAGAGAGTAGGCCGGTCTTGTACAGGTTTGCTGAAGATCTGGAGAAGGTAGCCCTTGTCATCGAAATCCACCAAGATTTTCAGTTCCTGGATGTGGATGGAAGCAGTTTAGACCCTGAAGGTGCACTGTTCTCATTGCGATCATTCCCATTAACTTTGGGGGCGTATGCCCAAATACAGGAAGCAGACTGAAGTCAGCAGAAAATATCTTCACTATAAACTACTTGAACTGAAACTGATGAGACAAATGTTTGTTGATTCTAAATTCTAATTAAAGGGAAGTGCCATTTATCAGGAGGTGGGTTAGCTAGCTATTAAGTAAGCCAcaccaaaaaatacattatatgcCAGCCTGAAATGGGGGGTATGTTTTTCAACTAAACAAACAGTCGTGTCATGATAATGGCATAATTGAAAATCAAATGGAAGTAGCCAAATTaagtaatttaaaacattgtaaGCTTTTTGGAATGGCTAACAGTTTATCATGTTTATTTGACAGGAAATTTTTCCTTTAACTAAAAAAGCTGACAGGtgaaagcatttatttgtaagaaaTATTTCCTTTGGCAAGAACAATCTAAATGGATCCCATCAGTGTGAATAAATCAAAGTGACACTTGAAATTTGGCTCACCTGCAGTTTGTTGAGGTCCTCCTTCACTTTGATCTTTGCCGTCTTAAGTTTCTCACGTAGGGCTTTGTAGTAACTGTCAGGAGCCGACAGGAAGTCCATCCCACGGGCTTTGAGGTTGATAATCTGAAAGGGAAGAAGACTGAGTCAGACATTTTCAGGGAGTTATGTCGCTATGAAAAGCATTAAGCTATTGAGATGGTTGCCTGCactccctgctgaaaattccagcttaaaccagcctaTGCCGGTCAATCTGgtttaagctgtttttttcGACACTTTCAGCTGGTCGACCAGCTtttcaccagctgaccagcctatatagtcagccagtccaccagtttgaccaccagTTTATtctaccagcttaaccagctttgactAGCTTTGTCCTGCTAGAGACCAGCTTTGGCCAGCTGctgaccagctatgaccagttATAAGTGTCAAAAACAGCTTAAATCATCTTAAACCGTTTTAGAATGTGagctggtcttagctggaattttcagaaAGGCTGTTGAAGATGGATCTGCTGGTCAGAGACCAAGAAAGCCATAACTTATATATAAAAGAGCAAAAATCTTGTTtcccagaaagaaaaataaactagTTGTCACTTGGTGTGTCCAACTAAAACACTGGTTCTTAGCTGTTGGGTCATTGAAGCACCCTGGAACCATTCAGACTTCTTTGGTTGGATGTAAGATGAAACGCTCTAAGGAACAGAGCTTAGCCAGACTGACTTGGGAATGCTTTGTATGTCCAAAAATAACTTCCCCTGGGTTCTATGGTTTTTCAGGGAATGACCTCAGCTCCCTGACGGCTGACTCACTGCTTGGATGATGTTTGAGGTGTTGAGAGCGATGTGCTGCACTCCAGCTCCACCATTGTAATCCACATACTCCTGCAGACAGGACATGAAGTgccatcagcacacacacacacacacacacacacacacacacacaaattgttcTCCACTCCAGGTAAACAACTCTGTTCTCAGTAACTGGATTGGTATGCAAAGTATATCCTACTGCATTCGGGTGTTTCAAATCAAGGCCAGATTCTTACTGACAGGGCATTGGGCACACAAGAGCTGATTCCACAGCAGTGCGTTCGAATGGTTCTGGTCTGAATGAAAGGTTTCTGATTGGGCCAGAGCCGCACCTGGATCTGGGACTTCCTCTTCCCCTGGGCCGGCTCGTTAATGGGCATCTTGATGGTCTCCTCGTAGTTGGTGACCACGATGGATCTCAGGGAGCTGTACTGCGTGTGAAGCTGGGTGTCGTCTATCGACCAGAAGCGGTGAAACAGCAGGCACTTCTGGTACCTGGAGGAATGCAGAGACCAATGAGTCGCACCTCCACCTTCACAGGTGAGccctccctttctgtctgtcacCTGCCCCattgagtggtgtgtgtgccctgcgaacGACTGGCACTCTGTCCAGGTTGTATTCCTGCCGCTCGCCCAATGcgcgctgggataggctccagcaccctccgcGACCCTGCCCAAGATAAGCAGGcatagataacggatggatggatggatggacagggCCTATTGGCTGTAGCGCTAAAGGCTACCAGCTTGCTGGAACCAGTTGTCCATATTCAGCACAGAATAAGCTGGGACACACAGGTCTTGCTTTATGGTTACAGTATGTGGGCACATGCTGTGTGTCACCCTTGGGACACAGCTTGGAGGATGCTCCAAATATCCCAGATTAGTGCGCTTCCTGAATGAATCTGTGTGCTGGGAGTGGCAGAGTGTATGAAGCCAGGATTGTTTGATGggaaaattaaatcacatatttGATTGCACGTACAAATAGTTTTTATACTGACTTGCTTGGTCCATCAGTTTCTCGGgacttcattttcaaatattcgAAAATACTGACTATTACTCATAATTTCAAGATACAAATAGATACACGTTAAATTTTAAAGACCAGTGCCCATTAAAAATGCTGGCCTTTCTAAAAAATCTATGGGTAAAATACCAAAGCTGTTTTACAAGGGAGGTTTAGGACAAAAGGTGATTTTTCAATTTTGACCTTTTTGTCACCTgccaatgaaaaatgtgtgttttgcttCCTTTGCCTGGAAGACTTGGAAGACTTGGAATTCCTTTGCCTGGAAGACTCAGTGATCCTTGTATGTGAGACACGATTGGCCTGAATGACCCTTACCAGTCTGATACCGGCTCCATTTTGTTGTCTGGCTGGTTTCCCACGATGTGATCAATGAAATTCAGATTGCCCGGCGGCCTGGGGAGAAAACATCATGtgaacaagtgtgtgtgtgtgtgagagagagagctgtgtgtgtgtgtgtgtgtgtgtgagagagagagctgtgtgtgtgtgtgtgtgtgtgagagagagagctgtgtgtgtgtgtgtgtgtgagagagagagctgtgtgtgtgtgtgtgtgtgtgtgtgtgtgagagagagagctgtgtgtgtgtgtgtgtgtgtgtgtgagagagagagagctgtgtgtgtgtgtgagagagagagagagagctgtgtgtgtgtgtgtgtgtgtgtgtgagagagagagagagagctggtgtggtgtggtgtgtgtgtgtgtagagagagagagagctgtgtgttgtgtgtgtgtgtgagaagagagagagaggtgtgtgtgtgtgtgtgtgtgagagagagaggagctgtgtgtgtgtgtgagagagagagggagagagagaaagagtgtgtgtgtgtgaatgtgtgtgtttgtgtgtgtgagagagagagtgtgtgtgtgtctgtgtatgagagagagctgtgtgtgtgtatgtgtgcgtgtgcctctgagagagaaagagagatagagagaacctgtgtgtgtgtgtgtgggtgggtgtgcaggtgtgtgtctgtgtttgagaaggagagagcgaatgtgtgcatgtgtgtgtttgggtgtgacaTCTTTGTTAAAAACTATGCGTTCTAtgcgtttgttttttaaagattctCTGCCACACGTATGCATCATTTTACCATTCATAGTTTCACAATCAAATGGCCGTGTACCGGAAACTGAGCTCCAGGTTTGGaagaaggaagaggaagtgcACATGTACTCACAGCTTAGGTAGCGAAGGATCCTTGAAGAGGGGTTCTTTGTATCCAGGCAGAAAGAGCCCTTTGTAGGGTCCCAGGTACTCAATCAATGTGTGTGTCGTGTCACCGTACTGCGAAGTGGGAATATCATTTTGTTAGAATAGAAGTTTGCACTGATTTCAGCAATGTTCGTTTCCAGAAGCACAGGGTTTTTAAATGAGGACTGTTATGATGCTGATGTCCATAGTGGAGTCTCTGACTGAGAAAGATTCATTTAGGTTTCCCATGTCTCTGCTAATGTGtggttgctctgtgtgtgcaagAGTGAGCGGCATGCAGGCCAGAAACGCATCCTTCAGCTGGAGTTGTGTTGGTGCAGTAGGAGTTAATGTCCCACGATCCTGGGAacacagtatatataatttGATTTGACTTATTTTTCTAACATGCAGTGAAATTGTCCTTTATCTATTTTTTGTTGTGGAGGGTAAGCTAACATTGCTTggtggatggaaaaaaaacactgatctgGCATGATATCTTGgggagtgtgagtatgtgcgcacatgcgtgtgtgcgttcctgcatgcgtgtgagtgtgtgtgcgcgtgtgtgtttgtgtgtgtgtgtgtgtgtgtgtgtgtgtgtgtgtgtgtgtgtgtgtgtgtgtgtgtgtgtgtgtgtgtgtgtgtgtgtgtgtgtgtgtgtgtgtgtgtgtttgtgtgtgcttgcgtttCCAGACTCACAGTTTGCACGATGGCATATTTCACTTTCCCGAATGCATCTTGCTCCACCCAGGGCTCTTTGACGATCACAGCGGCTCGTTCTTTAGCTTTCTGCCAACAGTGTCAGGCAAACACGCTCAGTAACATGCAGCGCATGTGTAAGCACTCGCATACAAAATTTACAGCATGACAACTACATGAAGTCTGTTAGGAAACGTGCGCCCTCTGGTGGTACAGGGAAAGAAATACAATGCACTGGAGGCTTTGTAGTGCAgccaggggagagaggaggtgtaggggggggtggagcacaTCAAAGGGCCACTTATCGGACCACTTTCCTGAGTTCACAGGGCACCGTATTCCGCTGGCAGCCACCTGCGCTCTGCGTGTTGAATTTGGACGGGAAGCTCGCCTGAGTCAGCAGCAAGCCATGGGCAAACAGAGCGCTGCAACTCGTGTTCGTGCCACCTCTCGATTTGGAGGAGGGCTCGTATCTAGCGGCTAGTTAAAGGATAACTCGCCCCACTGATGCAGAACCGGAGCCCGAGTTTGTTAAATTGGCCGGCTGGCCTCGCATAAACGCCTACTCCGGACTGAAGAATAATCAGGACTTCTGGAACCTGACCAGAGCTGCCGGACAAACACACGCATTCGTCCAACATAGTTCCATGGAGTGGACTCTGAACCAGTGAGGCCAGGACGGGGCTCTCTCCTAAATCCCTCCTGTTTAAATCCACCCCACGATatgtctaaaatgtaaaactttatACCCAATATGTTTCGGTCTAGAAAGGTTTGAGATATTGGACATAATAATTCAAGACAgtgctttgcttttttctgtggCTCCACCTTGTGGTCACGGTCTgcaatcatttattattataatataccATAATGAtttcctaactgaacattctaatgtttatgtaacaatcattactggtaattgaaagcaatccAGTCCTATATTCTTTCCAAAAATctacttttcaaagggttaacctGATTTGCTCAAGTAAATTGTTCAGTTTCTGCCAACTGtatagctgtacaaaatgagtattgtaccttatcagacctgtgctttgtagttgtaccaatgaccttgatatgcacttttacACTTTCCTTTGacaaaagtgtctgctaaatgaatgtaatgtaaatgatcAGCTCTGTAACTGGATAATATCTATGCAATGCAAGTTATCCAGAAtaagacatacagtatactAAATTTATTCAACAGATAATATGGCCATAGAGGTCATAGAGGTCATAGAAAGCCCAAAGTTACCTGCACTAAAAAGTCACAGTCTTCCACTTGAAATGCTATGTCCTTGACAGCATCTCCATGCTTGATCAGGTGCTCCCCGATTTCTGTGGAAGAAACATGAAAGATGGCATGAGGAAGACATGTCACTTTGATAAATCACTGGTGGTTCTGGTGACTCGACATGTTAGGCATAGTGTCTCTGGCTGGCTGAGTTTttgtaacagcaaaaaaaacaatgccgGACCTTCATTTCCGGGGTTCAGTGCTGACTGAAAAACGAACAATATctagagaaaagaaaaagaaatatgattAATGAGAGCATTGTCTTTGAGATCTcattcaaagaaacaaaactttttttttttttgcacaatagAAGCCTTTAAAAACAATGGCCTCAGGACAGAAATCATAAAGTCAACATCACTCAAAGCAGGCAAAAATGAGAACATTGTGGAACATTAATGATCTGACAAGTGACTGGGCACACCAAGCATACAAGTGTCCTCCttttaaatgctttcatttaagtgtgtgtgtgtgtgtgtgtgagagagtgagtgtgtgtgtgtgtgtgtgtgtgagagagagtgagtgtgtgtgtgtgtgtgtgtgtgtgtgagagagtgagtgtgtgtgtgtgtgtgagcaccaGGAATAGTCCCGCACTCATTCGCTCTCTAAGGTCCTGAGGCTTACTACAGTGTATCAGCAAGGGAACAATCACAAAATTCTACATCCCAAAGTTCTTTCATGCAGTTCAcgaacatttgcattttatgtgcTGGTACAGAAGACTGCTGTTGTCCCAGAGCTGCCGGGAGCCGTCTAAGGAAGACATTCCCAACCTTATCCTGCCGGATGACGTGGGACACCACCTCCCTGCTGCCCGTCTCCAGGCCCTTGTAGGCGAAGGGCTCAAAACCCATCTTATCGCAGTAGAATGCAGCTgcctgaaacagaaaaagaagaagcgtGCTGCCCTCATTGGGTACAATTACCAAAGTAGCTTTATGTAGTGATGAAATAATTTCCGGAAGATATGTTTCTTATGTTCTGGAGCctggacacaagaacagtctctCTATTCAAGGGGActaatggctttttaaatggCCCTCACACTGCCAGTCTGGCAGCTGGAAGTGCAGTGTGTTTTGCGACGTCCCTCGAGGCTCTGCAAGTGCAAAGGTGGAGGGCGTATTTCACACCTGCTGCGCGGATTCTTCATTAATATGCATAACTCCCATTTGTTATACATCTTACTCAAACACCCATACAAATGTGTTGGGCTTTCTTGTAGaaagcactgaaaatgtattcaacatTTGAACTGCCTCGATAGTCTGGCTCTTTTGCAACTGGGAGATTTTCACATATACTAACAAAGGGaggttttgaatattttaagcCCcataaagaaagacaaaaagatGTCTTGTCAAGGTATTTTCAGATTGTCATATTCAATGGAATGATTCCTATTAAATTGTTATGCTTTCATGTACAAACGATTATCGAAGGTATTCTGAGTTTGATTTGGTATTTGCCCATACCTCAAAATGCCATACATTGTTGATGTACCTTGCTGAAATAACCACTTAATTAGCACTGATTAAATGCATATTATGTTTACAATTAGGATATACAGCTTATGTGCTAAGCTAAAGTTTATCCAATTGAAGGACTTTAGTTTAATCTTcagcaataataacaataataataataataataataataataataattattattattattattattatgtcaatAAAATACtggtacattttttgttgttggtgtcTCCCAGTCTGTTGAGAACTGTTTGTTCAATCAATACTTTCATCTGGGTGCAGGCAAGAGTTAATTCAAATTTCACGATACTAATGTCAACAACAAAAGGTGAATGACCTGCTCTGCTCACAGAATTACCTGGAATGATTATGCAGAAATGTTACTCCACTGAAGTGTTTCACCACTGAAAATGGAGATATCTTGACATTCTAATTATGCTAATCAGTGGATGAGCCCATTCTCATACATGCATACGGCTTTGTGATATGGAATGAATGACAGAGTTCACAATCTCACCTGCTTAGCATTTCCAACCCAGAAGGTGAGATGATGGAATTTAACAAATCGCCCCCTCTCTGGCTAAAAGGAAATGTTAAGAAAATTCTTTAATCTTGCACCAATAATTAAGATGTTAACATTTACAGGTTTCTTTAGgcataaaaagtatttttcccctGTATACAGGGGTACTGACAATACATTAGCTATGAActaatttacataaatgacaAATGGTAATTCTCCTGGTAAAGGCCAGTGATATTAAAACAAGTATTCTTTTCCCAGGAAAAGATTCAGCCAATGTTACATTAGCCAAATATTTTTTACCCCTTATACTTCTCCAAGCTACACATTTCAGAAGTTGTAGTCAAGCCAGTACAGTAAgcattgggggcggggggggtggttacATGATCACATGTTTTCGATTGATTAAGCTTCATATTTTATACAACATATGATTATATTATACAATCATATATGATTCTACCTTTTCTCCTTTGTCAGTGTAGGAAGTCTGGAGGGGGAgaaaatgtagttatttttaaagttcatgTATACTGAGGTTCACAGACACAGTATAAACATGCTGTTGCAAAACTGATAGCAACAAAACATTGAAAGAACATTCTAGAAAATGGTTGAAACAGCTGAGGCCAATGTAAGCTCTATATTAACTGCAGGTAAACACACCAAATAGATGATGTGCCTGTGCTGTAAGTACTGTACCATCAGCAGCACAATTTAGGGTAAGTTTAGGGTTCATTAATgagaacatcacacacagatactTCACTTTCACCTTCAGTGCAAACAGCTACATTACAACCAAAGAGCTTTCACATTCGCATGAAACTTAAAGTCATTGCTGCTTACATATACCTGCTTGCCCTCTTCTAAATTGAAGCTGTAACTATAAGAGATGTATGATGCACTAGCCCCAATATCA is a window of Anguilla rostrata isolate EN2019 chromosome 9, ASM1855537v3, whole genome shotgun sequence DNA encoding:
- the hpda gene encoding 4-hydroxyphenylpyruvate dioxygenase is translated as MTSYTDKGEKPERGRFVKFHHLTFWVGNAKQAAAFYCDKMGFEPFAYKGLETGSREVVSHVIRQDKILFVFQSALNPGNEEIGEHLIKHGDAVKDIAFQVEDCDFLVQKAKERAAVIVKEPWVEQDAFGKVKYAIVQTYGDTTHTLIEYLGPYKGLFLPGYKEPLFKDPSLPKLPPGNLNFIDHIVGNQPDNKMEPVSDWYQKCLLFHRFWSIDDTQLHTQYSSLRSIVVTNYEETIKMPINEPAQGKRKSQIQEYVDYNGGAGVQHIALNTSNIIQAIINLKARGMDFLSAPDSYYKALREKLKTAKIKVKEDLNKLQELKILVDFDDKGYLLQIFSKPVQDRPTLFLEVIQRHNHFGFGAGNFQSLFEAIEKDQEARGNLTVLTPDAQPKTFH